TCTTTTGTCTTTTTCCTTCCTACTTCTACATCTTTTTCACCTTCTCAAACGAAGTAAGCAAACCTTTCACAAGTGCCGAACTGAAGCCCTGATGCTCCATTTCGTTAAGACCGCTGATAGTAACACCACGTGGAGTAGTTACTTTGTCAATTTCCTCTTCGGGGTGTGTGCCGTTTTGTAGAATTAGCTCACAGGCACCCTTTACTGTCTGTGCTGCTATATATTGTGAAACTCTCGAAGAGAATCCTATTTCAATACCTCCCTGGGTTGCCGCTCTTAAATATCTCAAAGCAAAAGCTATTCCGGATGCGCCAAATACTGTTGCTGCACCCATCATTTCCTCATCAATTTCTATGGTTTTACCAACCTGATCGAAAATTTCTTTAACTTTTTTGTTACTTTCTTCATCATGCTCACCCGCAATCATAGTAATTGATTCCTTTATTGCTACTGCTGTATTGGGCATCGCACGGTAAATTTTGGCGGTAGTATATTTTTTTATCGTACTAATCTCAGTTCCGGTAACTACCGAAATTACTACTTTATCGCTATTTAATTCGCCTTTAATTTCTTCTAATACTGCCTCAATCTTAAAAGGCTTTATCGCCAGAATAACTACGTCAGAATTTTTTACAGCCAATATGTTATCACTTGTAACAGTAACCGTTTCCGATCCTAAATCTTTTATTCGGTCAGCATTACGGCGGGTAATAAATATATTTTCAAATAATGGAATGTCAGAGCTGATTAGGCCGTTAAGTATTGACTTTCCAAGGTTTCCTCCTCCAATTATCGCTAAATTCTTCATGTTTTTTTAAATATTTAACCTGTTATAGCTAATCTTTAATACTGTTAAAAAATGAAAGGTAAAAGTATTTAAAAATCTTTATACGGCAAGTAAAATTGTCAAGATATAATGATATTGAAAGTTTAATTGTTTTTTTGAGTTATTTTATTTTTATGATAAAGGTCATGAAAATTTTATAATAAAAGACGAAATGGTCTTCTATATTTGCGTTCTTAAAATAATAAAAGATAAAAGAGTCTTAAATTAATATATTTGGAAATGGAGAACATGTTTTGTTACCAATGCCAGGAGGCAGCAAAAGGTACCGGATGTACAATTAAAGGTGTTTGTGGGAAAGATGCCGATGTAGCTAATCTACAGGATTTATTAGTATATACTACAAAAGGAATAGCAGTTTATAGTTCTGAGCTTCGCAAAAATGGAACTGATTTATCTGTTGCTAACGATTTTATAATAGAGTCGTTATTTATGACAATTACAAATGCAAATTTCGATAAAGAAGCATTTGTTAATAAAATAAAAGAAGGAGTTAAGCTTAGAGATGAATTAAAAGCGCAATTACCTTCAAACTTTACAGGTTTCTTATTTTCTCATGATGTTGTTTCATGGCAAGCTGAAAGTGAGACGCAAATGGAAGAAAAGGCAACAAAAATTGGGGTTCTTTCTACCGAAAATGAAGATGTTCGCTCGTTGCGTGAGTTAATAATTTACGGACTAAAAGGTCTTGCTGCTTATGTTTCGCACGCCGGAAAATTAAATTATAAAA
This DNA window, taken from Bacteroidota bacterium, encodes the following:
- the proC gene encoding pyrroline-5-carboxylate reductase encodes the protein MKNLAIIGGGNLGKSILNGLISSDIPLFENIFITRRNADRIKDLGSETVTVTSDNILAVKNSDVVILAIKPFKIEAVLEEIKGELNSDKVVISVVTGTEISTIKKYTTAKIYRAMPNTAVAIKESITMIAGEHDEESNKKVKEIFDQVGKTIEIDEEMMGAATVFGASGIAFALRYLRAATQGGIEIGFSSRVSQYIAAQTVKGACELILQNGTHPEEEIDKVTTPRGVTISGLNEMEHQGFSSALVKGLLTSFEKVKKM